TAACTAGATTTGATTAGCAACTTCTAATTTTTACTCACACACTTGAAATATAAAAAGTACATTTGCAAATTAACAATTTCTAGAAAGACATAATAATGATGTCAATGTACTTAAATATTTAGAATCATTTCAAATTGCTTACAGcaattgaaaaattaatttctttacttCACATTTGTTTTTAGGGTGCTGAGTTATTGCGGCTTCGAACAGAAAGTGCTTTTTAACTTCACCTCCCATGAGATACTCATCATGTTgttgttaaaattttttctgtttaGCAGTAGATAGAATTACTGATGTGTGGAATAAATTTTGCAGCATTAAGTCATAACATATCATCTATTTGTATTAAATTTCCAAAGCCCACCTCTCAACAAAGCTCAAACATCAGCAATGTCCTCCAGACTGCCAATGGAGGTTCACAAGTAAGCAAAATTTACCCCTCCCAGTGTGACTTTGAGATCCAGGAAATGATGGAGAGAAAGTCCTCTAATTCTAGGCTATTCAGTTAGCCCTGCAAAATATCTTGCAGACATTGTGTGTATCTTCCACAAATTCAGTGTCATTGCTTCTCGTGTGATACTCAGTAAAACCCAATAAAAGACAATAAACTACTGAGGACTAAGGTTTTGTTAGACCACTCCCAGGTTGAGCTTCAGAGTACCACAAACCCTGTAATGTTAAAGATTTGTTCACAATCCTAAAACTACTGGTTACACCTTGGAGGCAATTGTAACAACTTACCACTGGTGGAGGAATGATGGTAATGGGAGAGACTCTGCagatacagaaggagagaggatgTGAAAAAATGCAGTAACTTCTCACTTTTGCTGTGAATATAACTGCTATttttagaaagtatatttttGCAAAAGTTCATAAAAGCCATAGAAATTGGCTTATTACACTAACAGAGTCAGTTCATTCCAGGAAAgaggtgttttgtgtttttttttgttttgttttgtttttgttttgctctggAGGAACAAACAGTTGGCCAGGGGACATACTTCTACATAGAACACAAGCCACCTCTCCAGACTAGCTCACTGTCTTAGTCCATCCTGGCCAGTGGAGGGCACTCATCTCTTGTAAATATTGTGCAGGGCCACTGTACAGCAGTCtcctgtttctatttcctttttgctACAGCTACACTTACATCACTGCAGCAGGGACATTCACTCTGGTCCAAAAATAGTcaccaggagaaaaaaagagaacaaggctTCTCCTATGAGAGTTTCTAAAAAACCTAGAAATTTCAAACAACTTTTGCTCTTACTTGGTGGCTTTGTAATGGGAAATAAAACTGCCAGAGAGAAACCGCAACGGAAAAGGAAGCAGCTGTGTGAATGGGAAGGAGAGTCACAGAGCTGGGCAGAGCTCACTGGGGGTTTCTACACTGCGGGGAGGGAAACTGtgtgatttgagagagaaaggatggGATCTGGGGAaacagggaggaagggggaatgTGCTGTGTCGGAATGTATAGGGGATGTGTACCTACATATAGTGCATATGTGTACATAGTATATTATTATGGAAAGAGTAATATACAATTGATGAGCCACCCATTCTCAACCAGGTATTTTAGACCATCAGCAGTTTATAGTCAGTTATAAAGAGAAATCTAGGAGAAGTTCATTATTCTCTCAGagatctctgaaaaaaataaaaaacaagaaaacagccATCATCTGTTAAATTCTCGCTCAATGGAAGATACTAGATACCTTTAAATGTGCTACTTCGTTGTTACAACAGCTCTAGGAATATTCCTACTCTATATTTGGGTAAACAGTTTCAGAGAGCTCAAGAGAGTTTCTCAGGAGCAAACAactagattcacagcaaaatccAGAGACCATGCATAATCCTATAGCACATGTCATAAATTACTCCTTAAGACTCATCTTGGGAAATTCTCAAGcttctcttcttccatcctttCTGAAGATCGATCTTCCCTGGTTGTGTCCCACTTATACCAGCTGCACTATCTCTCTGCCCTTGCaggctcttcttctttttctcagccTTAAAAGTTGAAGTTTTTTTGAGCTTTAGAGCATCTTCTCATTCCACACTCAACTCAGAAGGAAGGACATTCAGTCCTCCAAATATGCAACCAACCATTGCAATTTAATGTCTCCAGGAGGTACACAGTTGGAGATCCCAGATTCACATCTGCCTCTaccagtgggaagtctgctctcccctctccctgaccTCCCTCATTCAAGCTCCTGCTGAAAGGAATCCTGTGTGCTCTACCTCTCATTGTACCATGAAACATAAATGGAATGCATTAAGCTTGATGGCTGCTTTTacatctctttcctcttccaaatGGAAAGCACCAAAAGAATGGGCTTTCCTTTTTTCACCTCAATATTCTCAGAAGTATAACAATGTAACCTAGAAATAAACAGttttaatatataactatatattaacAGTTTAATATATAACTGACTGGAAAAGTGAATGAGTGCATTGAATTCCCCCATGGATTCTCCAGGATGGGTTTCAAATTCAGGCTACTtctcttaagaataaaaaaatccaaaatgtcttcaggagaaaaaaattcataaattaaacaagaaaataataaaagacaaaggtgGAAATAGTTTATCTGAACACACTATTAAGTGAACAtagtattataagaaaaaatattttatttttttaactatcgTAGATACCCTACATATTGTGGCATAAATCATGGGAAAGatgtatatatgaatacattGACCCCTCAGCACATAGTCACAGTAATTTTCAATTCCTGGTCtgatattttcaaaatctctAGGATATCTTAGTCTCATTCTGATGCATGTTCAGTCTCTTCAAACTGTACTTTTCACCAAAATGTTTGATGTGTGTTTGTGGACAGCTGATTGGGATGAACCTGGTAAAAGGAACTACAGAAAATTGGCCTGTAGGTGAGGTTTTATGTTTCTCCTGCTAGCAATTGGGGTGAGCTTACAGTTTGTTGCAGCCAAGCTGTCAGAGGCTACATTCCTCTGGTGTCCCTGCTTCTGTGTCCCCtagagccttctttttttttttaataataaatttattttttattggtgttcaatttgccaacatacagaataacaacacccagtgctcatcccgtcaagtgcccccctcagtgcccgtcacccattcaccgccacccccgccctcctccccttccaccacccctagttcatttcccagagttaggagtcttcagaTACTGGCTGTCCTTTTCAGTTGTAGTCCCAGTATTATGTGGGAATCCTGTTGATGTGCTGATAGGTATGGGGAAAGAGGGTGCTCTACAAACCTAGATTTCAGGGTCACGCTTTAAGTGAGCCTGTGCTCCTGGCTGTGTCATTCTCAAGAGCTCCTCAGCTTTTCTGCCACCCTGCTGGGAAGACAGGAGAGTTACAGTGGCTTGGGATCCTGATAGCCCTTGCCCCAGGTCAATTAGGCTCTGGAAGGTTTCCCTGAGGAAAGGCCTTTGGTAAGGAGAAGTGGAGACTAGGAGTATTTCAGAGTGATTACTTCTCCCCTCCCGCTGCTGGAAAAGCCATCAGATTTTTCTCTGATGTACAGAGGGGGAGCCTAGTGGGGATTCTGAAGGCAAAGCTCACAAACCTGTGGGCCTTACTAGGTCTGGAGCCCCGGAGCTTGTAACTTTCAAGGTGGAGGACACAGAGCCTGAAACAAGCTTCAGTTCCAGATTGTGTTCCTACCAGTACCTGCTCCTGGTAAGGTGTGGTTCTCTgtatcctcctcttcctccagttcCCAGGGAGAGGCTGGCCCTGTGAGCTCAACTGGGAATGGATCTAAGGAGGGCTGTTGTTTTCCAATTGTCTTGcattttgtcgttgttgttgctgctgtgaGGTCAGGACTAAGTTTCTAACTGGTTACGTGTTGAACAAGACACCCGAGGATCCTGGGATATGTGAACATGAGAACGACCTCCTGTAACTGTCTCCAAGGGAGGGATGCCCTTACACAGACTCATTTCCACAGAAGCACTGTGACCTCGGATTGAGTCATTTAGCTCAGTGCATTCTATGACTGAAGCAGAAAGAGAGTCCTTAGAAAGACTGAACACATGGGCATGTGACCTGGTGCTGTAGTGAAGAAGATCATTTCCAGGTCCCTTTCccacttcttcctttttcaattttCCCTTTCCTACTTTCCTCATTTTAATAGGAAGAGAAGTATCTCATGATTCGGACTCAGACACCTGCCCAGGACAGTCGCTTTGTTTCTCTCTGTCAGATGGAGAGGGAATCATGGCCCTCAACCCCAGGGGAGACTCTGGGCTCCCAAGGCAGGCAGCACACAGGTGTTGGGGCTTCCAGTGCCCCCTGGAGCTCCAGGGGAGTGTGGCCAGCAGGGCCGGGGCCAGGCAGCACATAGGGGTGGAAGGAGCGAAGGGGTGAAGGTGTGCTGGAGGGTCTCCTGGAGGACAGAGGTGGCCCGGACCCCATGGAACTGGTGGCCACCCACCATGTCCCAGGGGAGATGTCCCTCGTCAGGAGAAGGGACACAGCTTCCTCTGTGTCAGAGGCAGCAGGTCTCCATGTGAAGCTGCCCGGCTGGGACATAGGTCACAGCCCAGAGGGGAGCTGTTGCCACATGGAACCAGCAGGTGTCCTCAGGGGGacctggggctcccgggggccTGGGTGAGCAGTGAGGGGGTGACATGGCCACCAGTTCCTCTCAAGGTCTTTCTATACAAGTCTCTTAAAGAGAACACGGTACTTTTCATTTGTAGAATGTTCCTGTACACTTCTTAGGCCTTATAATCTTCGTTTGCTTTTCTTTACCTATGCTTTATGTGAGTTCGAATAGATAGGAAGACATCACccacttattattttttcattttttcattgagTCTTATCTGCCCAACACTTGAGATGTTTCTATGTAAATGGAGTCAAAGTTTTCGAATGAGAAAAAAGTTCGTGTTACCGTCACACGTGTGCGGCTTGTTCTTGCTCCGACAACATTGCACCTCTGCTCCGGGTCCAGTTAGCTACCATGTGGTGTGATGGTAgcttcaggtgcacaacatagtgattcagcagttgcaGGCATCGCCCGCTGCTCATGGCAAGTGCCCTCCCCAATCCCAgtcacctgtttcccccatccccctaccccctcccctctggtaaccatcatccTTCTCTatattaagaatctgtttctagGTTTACCTCTTCCTCCCCCAGGAACCCACTGTGctcctttgttttgcttctgaaaTTCTACAAATGAGTGGGATCATAGTCTacttgtctttccctgactgacttatttcgcttagcacaatcctctctagctccatcttgcaagtggcaagatttcattctgttttatggctgagaaatccAGATTCCTTCCCATTTCATCTGGAGGTCAGTACCAAAATAGTGaagtaaaaatggaaacaggaaaGGCCTGTACCATTAGTTTCCATCGCTTtcaatgcttcattttttttttcctccactgagCTTTCCTAGAAAGCTGTCATCGCATTTGGATGCACTGGGGCAACAGGAAGACAAAGGCCATCTGACCATGATGGAAGTGACCACACTGAGGTGACTCCCAGGTGAGAGAAGGACATCGGCAGCTCTTCTCCTCTCTGACCACCTTCCACCCACTCCCCCTGTGGCTTCTGCTTGTGGATTCCACCAAAGCAGCTCCCCCTATGGCCAGGTccatctccccgcccccccctccccgcactgTGCTGGATGGTTAAAGTCCACAGAGCAGCTTACTGACCTTCCACACAGTGCTGATCAAAACAATAGACACTAACAAATAAAGAATATGATTGCAAGTAATGACATATGGCATGAtgcaaaataaatgcaatattaaCATGGTTTGTTAGTACATCGGATTCATGAATCTATCCAGAGAcacatatattacaaaaaaaaggggaaattgggcagctcgggtggctcagtggtttagcaccgccttcagcccaggggctgatcctggagatgggggatggagtcccatgtcgggctccctgtatggagcctgcttctgcgtctgcttgtgtctctgcctctctctctctctctctctctatctctcatgaataaataaataaaatcttaaaaaaagagaaaattctgctAAAAAACAATTTACACATTATTCTATTTTCATTGCATCTTCCTGTTGCACTTCAGAAGACAGATCTCTcgaaactattattttttttttctcgaaaCTATTATCTGTATATAGTCACTAGCTTCTCTTCTGTTCTTCACCCTTCCTTCTCCATTATGGTTTCTGGTAATTAATTCGGTCAAACCAGCTCTCCACAACATCACCACACCCCCAACTTCCCAGCTTCTGAGTCACATTCCATCCAGCTTCTGCAATGATGCAATTCTTTGAAGTCTTTTTAGGCTTtgaaatagactcttaaaaaaaaacaaaacaaaagtaggggaaccctgggtggctcagcgtttaggtttagcacctgccttctgctcagggcatgatcctggagtccctggattgagtcccacatcaggctccctgcatggggcttgcttctccctctgcctgtgtctctgcccatctttctctttctgtgtttctcatgaataaataaataaaatcttttaaaaaagtattatttattttagagatagagaaaaagaaaatgcaggaacagatggagaggagggagagaatcaaCCAGATTCTGCATCAAGTGCAGAGACTGAAGGAGGGACTCACTCACACAGACCTCATTCATGGCCTGAACTGAATCAAGAAGTCAGGCCCTTAAACAACAATGGCACCCAGACAACCCAAATAGACTCCTAAATGAAATTTACTCTTACTCTACTACCTTAGGACCATTCCACCTGGTTTCCAGTGTGACTATTTTCTCCCCTAACCAGTGGAGGTTTGAGGAATCCATTTAAAGTACATTTCCCATTATAGACTTTCTTCCCATGGGGGCCCTTCAATTATTCAGGTTTCAGTAAAGGAAATGGCTAGTAACAGCAGACTCCAATATCCATTTTCTGAAGAATATTTGCACTGGGACATCTACTACTCTAATAGGGAAGGTATCTAGTGCTGTTGATTTTATTTCCGGATATGtctgcttccttttctgcttacGGAATGCTTatgtcccttcttcttctttttgtacCCTTTGCTATTACTGCCATTACTTCACTCTGCTGGTTGTTTGGAGGTTTGTTTTTTCTGGACAGAACTCAGAGATACAGGGTAGGAGATGGGATCGGTCGTGTGCGCCCTCATCCTGACAGGCACATATGCACTGACATCGAGGAGGACTATGGGTTGACTTCTCATGAGAGTAACAGAATCAGGAGGCGAAGAGTCGTACAATCCATTCTTTCATCAGATTCTATTCCGACTCCATCCCtctcaaaagaaacaaatccaAGAATGTTTGCAGAGAACAGTTtaatgaacaaaagaacaaaaaactgaataaatagaaAGCATCCCCACTCCCCCTGAATCACAGAGTGACAGTACACCTACTAGTATACAAAGAGAACCCAGTTGAGCCatgaatacaaataaatagggcagccctggtggcgcagcggtttagcgctgcctgcgtcccggggtgtgatcctggaggcccaggatcgagtcccgcgtcaggcttcctccatggagcctgctttttcctctgcctgtgtctctgcttctctctctcgctctctctctctctctctgaataaataaataaatcttaaaaaaaaagaattaaaaataaataaataaatataaataaataaataaataaataaataaataaataaataaataaatgaataagtagtAAAAAGAGAGATGGGCACGGTTATGTGAAAGTAAGCGGTGTTTGTCACCTGACTTGATGGTGCTGCCCCGTCCAGAACACGTACGACACCCGATTGCCTTCGTGTCACCGTGACGGCAGGCGTGAGCTTCTCTGAGGCGGCAGGACACGTGCAAGTGTGCTCTGATCAGTCAGGGAATGTCATTTCCGTGCGGACCCGGGCGggtctcatttcctcctcctgatTCTTTCTTGCAAGATTGTCGAGGAGAAGAAGGATCTCCCGATTTCTGCTCGGACCATCTCCCAGGCACACGGGCTGTGGTTCCTGTCctgcaggtagagggagatccTTTGGAAGTAGGTCCTCAGGGTGGAGTCCTCATGCATGAGGGGGGTCTCGGCCAGCCCCGCCTCCTGCAGGAGACAGGCCTCCAGGTCATCCAGCTGCTCAGAGAGCCCCGAGCACAGTTCCTCCAGGAGAGTCATGTTCCAAGGAGCAGAGGACGTGTCCGGGCAGAAGAGGTGGAAGACCTTCTGGGTCATCACGTGGACCACAGAGAGGGCCTGCGCCTCCTGGAGCCGCTGGCCATCAAACAGCTCCTTGGGGAAGGCAAAGTCATTGGTGTAGTGGTCACAAGAGCCGGCGGAGAGTCTCCTCATCTGTCCCAGGAGCGTCAGGACCCTCCAGTTGCGCAGGCCGTGGGTGTCGGGCAGGTGGCAAGCCAGACAGCACAGGGAGTGGCAGCTGAGCAGCACCAGGGCCACCGagaaggagcagggcagggccatCGGGGATCCTGCAGGGGCTGTGGGCCTGGCTGCGCTGGGCAAGTGTGGGAACCGCGGCTTCAGCTTCTCTGAGCATCTTCCCTCGTGTGTGGGGCTTAAGTAGGCAACAGACGCGTTTTCCATTTCTGAACGTCTCCCTcactttctacttctctttttgctttcctttatgaTGCACTTTCGACTGGCTCTAGAGCACTGTTTCCCAACTACATGGGCGTGCTTGTCATGACTGCCCTTGCCTCCAGAGTCTTCTGGATTGGCTTTCCACGCATCATCCAGAAAAGTTCGGAACCCGGATGCGCTGTCTCTAGAGTACAGTGTATGTCCCATGCTCCTATCTGAACTTTGGACATACACAACCCCGTGTCGGTTCACCCTTCTCATGTGAAGGCGACGCAGGGTTAAGGATGTTAACACTTGTAAACATGAAGGCCAATTGTTAGGCTTCCGACGTGGAATGGGATGGCCAACGTTGAAGAGGGACCTATCGAGTACTGATAGGTACATGATTTCTGATACGGAAAGCACATATGCAGGTGAACCATGTCTACAAAGACAAGAGAATGAACGCAGAGTCTCTCCCAATTTAGAACGATGCCGAACTGCTGATCGGAATCGAAGAGTTGAATTACTTCCTTGACATGTGTTTCTGCAGTAAGGCCATTTCATGTTGCCTCGGCTGACAAAGTGATCTCTTGCCTCACCTGCGACTCCGTACTCATCAAGGTGTTTTCaaaactcctttttttctgttttgcactGTGTCCAGTTACTGATGCGTTGACTGACTTTCGTAAAGTCAAACGATCATGCAGAATCTCTTTGTTCTGAAATGCTGAAAGCCCACATCACCTCCAGGCTCCCACAGAAGCCACATCCACAAAGCGCCAAAGGCAGCTCCCAAGTCAGCCAAGGCCACCTCTCCCAGTGACTTTGAGATCCAGGAACGGATGGAGAGAAAGTCCTCTGCTCACAGGGGCCTGTCATTCCTAGGTGTGTCGCCCTCCTCGGCACACATTTCAGGGCTCTTCCACTAATTCAACGGCCATGCTTCTTGTGTGGTACTCAAGAAAGCCCAAGGAGAGACAACAAACAGGAAGCAAGAAGCT
This portion of the Canis lupus dingo isolate Sandy chromosome 11, ASM325472v2, whole genome shotgun sequence genome encodes:
- the LOC118350181 gene encoding interferon alpha-1/2-like, yielding MALPCSFSVALVLLSCHSLCCLACHLPDTHGLRNWRVLTLLGQMRRLSAGSCDHYTNDFAFPKELFDGQRLQEAQALSVVHVMTQKVFHLFCPDTSSAPWNMTLLEELCSGLSEQLDDLEACLLQEAGLAETPLMHEDSTLRTYFQRISLYLQDRNHSPCAWEMVRAEIGRSFFSSTILQERIRRRK